A genome region from Sceloporus undulatus isolate JIND9_A2432 ecotype Alabama chromosome 1, SceUnd_v1.1, whole genome shotgun sequence includes the following:
- the ANKEF1 gene encoding ankyrin repeat and EF-hand domain-containing protein 1, which translates to MSLADKRLENLQIYKVLQCVRQKDKKQIEKLTKLGYPELINFTEPINGDSALHLACVANDIDMCNFLLEIGAHPDVQDRMGRTPVMKAAELGHDLALDVLVQAEADMTIVDAEGKGVLFYCILPTKRHYRCVQMALEFGADVNNCTFEGKPVFVQACEQAHEIKEICMQFLERGANPNATNPATGRTALMEASREGVVEIVRGIVERGGDVNVFDNERHHAAHFAAKGGFFEILKIISAHNGDVGLIAMNGNTPLHYAAAGGFTECCRFIGQRGCDPMWRNLEKKTPRQVAKDGGFKGAVKEIRKIERRFAKFSKPKPGVKNPNPRWAVRLHDWSVEHQASLREAFEQADRGDGTVSKEDFVSILEDMCPFVDPENIATIAQMHEKARGGGVNTEEFFTGKRFLQKAFLLSSYGPKKKKGKKAKGKKGKFVIPLPICVIPESSRPRRPDGGPPEYMIETYQNVTDSSRFNRDHPPEHPIQDDSWWYVDDPMKNFSNINYLTKDGDLSSLKKAFESGVPVDVRDHFYKTPLMAACASGNLEAVQFLLEKGANVNATDNFMWTPLHHACHAGQQDIAELLINSGAKMDAVSINDGTPLMRGIESCRLDTVQYLVNSGAKVQMQNRKGLNSLEIAKAYADNRLVHFIQDTLDRLPKPPEGKGDKKKGKKAKPKAPAPAPAPIPAPAPPPAPPKPKPAEPTSKESMKEEPPQLPEPVVEKSLFEEKKESLRDNVVHLNSLITRGATRKVNITFTPQRIWSPEATTKDLLRKRELRRQRFTYEVDFEDFVMPFKRNFMDKVRALERSAALH; encoded by the exons ATGTCTTTGGCTGACAAGAGACTTGAGAACCTACAGATCTATAAAGTTCTCCAATGTGTTCGTCAAAAGGACAAGAAGCAGATTGAGAAGCTCACCAAACTTGGATATCCTGAGCTCATTAATTTCACTGAGCCCATCAATGGAGACAGTGCCCTTCACTTGGCCTGTGTTGCAAATGACATTGATATGTGTAACTTTCTCTTAGAGATTGGCGCCCACCCAGATGTCCAGGATCGAATGGGGCGCACCCCAGTGATGAAAGCTGCTGAGCTTGGCCATGACTTGGCCTTGGATGTGTTAGTCCAGGCAGAGGCAGACATGACGATAGTTGATGCAGAaggaaaag GTGTCTTGTTCTATTGCATTCTGCCTACCAAACGACATTATCGGTGTGTTCAGATGGCCTTAGAATTTGGAGCAGATGTTAACAACTGTACTTTTGAGGGGAAGCCTGTTTTTGTACAAGCCTGTGAACAAGCACACGAAATAAAAGAGATATGTATGCAATTTTTGGAAAGAGGAGCAAACCCTAATGCAACTAATCCA GCAACTGGTCGCACTGCATTGATGGAAGCCTCGAGAGAAGGAGTTGTGGAGATTGTTCGTGGTATCGTTGAGAGAGGTGGAGATGTTAATGTTTTTGATAATGAAAGACACCACGCTGCCCATTTTGCTGCCAAAGGAGGGTTTTTTGAG ATCCTAAAGATTATTTCTGCTCACAATGGAGATGTGGGCTTGATTGCCATGAATGGAAACACACCCCTTCACTATGCGGCTGCTGGAGGGTTTACAGAGTGTTGCCGGTTTATAGGTCAAAGAG GTTGTGATCCTATGTGGAGGAACCTTGAGAAGAAAACACCAAGGCAGGTTGCTAAAGATGGTGGTTTCAAAGGAGCAGTAAAGGAGATCCGCAAAATTGAACGTCGCTTTGCTAAATTTTCTAAGCCCAAGCCTGGAGTGAAGAACCCCAACCCACGCTGGGCAGTTCGGCTGCACGACTGGTCCGTAGAACATCAAGCAAGTCTTCGTGAGGCATTTGAGCAAGCAGACCGAGGTGATGGGACTGTAAGTAAAGAAGACTTTGTGTCCATCCTTGAGGACATGTGCCCATTTGTGGATCCTGAGAACATAGCAACGATTGCTCAGATGCATGAGAAAGCCCGTGGTGGTGGTGTTAACACTGAAGAATTTTTTACAGGGAAGCGGTTCCTTCAAAAGGCCTTCCTCCTTTCATCCTATGGTCCCAAGAAGAAAAAGGGCAAAAAAGCAAAAGGCAAGAAGGGAAAATTTGTTATCCCCCTGCCAATCTGTGTCATCCCAGAGAGCTCGCGCCCCCGTCGGCCAGATGGTGGGCCACCAGAATACATGATTGAAACATATCAGAATGTTACTGACAGCAGCCGGTTTAATCGCGATCACCCTCCTGAACATCCCATCCAAGATGATTCTTGGTGGTACGTTGATGACCCAATGAAGAACTTTTCCAACATCAACTACCTCACAAAAGATGGAGACCTTTCATCCCTGAAAAAAGCCTTTGAGTCAGGTGTGCCGGTGGATGTGAGAGACCATTTCTATAAAACTCCCTTGATGGCTGCCTGTGCAAGTGGCAACCTGGAAGCAGTGCAGTTCCTTCTAGAAAAGGG GGCGAATGTGAACGCAACCGATAATTTCATGTGGACTCCTCTCCACCATGCTTGCCATGCTGGACAGCAGGATATTGCTGAATTGCTTATTAATTCTGGGGCAAAAATGGATGCTGTTTCAATCAATGATGGAACCCCATTAATGAGAGGAATTGAGAGCTGCCGGTTGGATACTGTGCAGTATTTGGTCAACTCTGGTGCTAAAGTGCAGATGCAAAACAGAAAGG GACTAAACAGCCTCGAAATTGCCAAGGCTTATGCTGACAATCGGCTGGTCCACTTCATTCAAGACACACTAGATCGCTTACCAAAGCCACCAGAAGGCAAGGGGgataagaagaaagggaaaaaagccaAGCCTaaagcaccagcaccagcaccagcacccaTCCCTGCACCTGCCCCTCCACCAGCTCCTCCCAAACCAAAGCCTGCAGAGCCTACATCGAAAGAATCCATGAAAGAAGAG CCTCCACAGTTACCTGAACCAGTCGTAGAGAAATCTCTctttgaagagaaaaaagaatcCCTCAGGGATAATGTCGTCCATCTGAATTCATTGATAACCAGAGGAGCTACAAGGAAAGTCAACATCACTTTTACGCCACAGAGA ATTTGGAGTCCAGAGGCAACCACCAAAGACCTtcttagaaagagagagttacgTCGGCAACGTTTTACATATGAGGTGGATTTTGAGGACTTCGTGATGCCATTTAAGAGGAATTTTATGGACAAAGTCCGAGCACTAGAACGATCTGCTGCCTTGCATTAA